From the Papaver somniferum cultivar HN1 chromosome 2, ASM357369v1, whole genome shotgun sequence genome, the window TAAGTGCTCTCCACCCAATCTATAAGCTTCTGCAACCTCATTACCGAGATACTATGAATATCAACGCTTTGGCTCGTCATATTCTCATTAACGCGGACAGTTTTGTTGAGAGAACTGTTTTTCCATCAAAATTTGCCATGGAGATGTCAGCTACGATTTATAAAGGATGGAATTTCACAGAACAGGCACTCCCACAAAATCTCCTTAAAAGGTAATTTATAAGCATGGAATTTATTGGCCATGCTAGCAGTTCCTTGTTGGACTCATGGATCTTTGATATATACACCTTTGTTTTCTTTCGATAACTTAATAATCTTTTGCTTTTTTCAGAGGCATTGCAGTTGAAGACTCGAGCAAACCACATGGATTACGTTTATTGATAGAAGACTATCCATTTGCAGTGGACGGACTTGAGATATGGTCAGCAATTGAGAAATGGGCGCATGAATATTGCTCATTCTACTACCCAAGCGATGACTTGATCCTAGGTGATACAGAACTGCAATCATGGTGGGAGGATCTCAGAACCCAAGGCCACGGTGACTTGAAAGACGAACCATGGTGGCCAAACATGCAAACCTTGTCAGAGTTAACTCAATCATGCACCACAATCATATGGATAGCTTCAGCTCTCCATACAGCAGTGAACTTCGGACAATACCCATACGCAGGTTACCTTCCAAATCGTCCAACCATGAGCAGACGATTCATGCCGAAGCGAGGGGAACCTGCGTATGATGAACTTGAGAAGAATCCAGATGCAGTTTTCTTGAAAACCATCACTAGTCAGTTGCAGACACTTCTTGGAGTATCTCTCATAGAAATTTTGTCAAAACATTCCGCTGATGAGATATTTCTTGGACAGAGAGACTGCGCTGATCATTGGACAAAAGATACAGCAATAGTTGAAGAATTTAAGAGATTTGGCGAGAAGTTGGTGAAAATTGAGAACACAATTATGGAAATGAACAATGATGAGCAATTGAAGAATAGAGTTGGGCCTGTGAAAATGCCATATACTTTGTTGTGCCCCTACCCTTTGCCGACTGACACTCTTGGACTCACCGGGAGGGGAATACCGAACAGTGTGTCCATATAAGGAGAACACTTGGTTTGCATATTCAATTCTTGTTTTGTGTAGTGATTCTTTtggatttgttgttttttttcttcttttgattgttCATTTTCAATCTTGTGGTAAATTGAAGACCACGTTTGTGAAGGTTCTTCATGGATATTTTGCTTGTGACCTTTATATTCTGATGCAGACGTCAATATTTCACGATGCAGTAGTCATTACTTCTTGCTTTCACATGTATGCAAactgttagaaaaaaaaaatcacactgAAGAAGTTAGGAGTGGCAAGGGTTGATGGTTTGATGGCAGAGAAGGTTTTGTGTCTAGTCTTACTGCATTTAACAACACTAGTAAACCAGTAATTCCACCCGATACCAGTAGAAAGTCTCACTGGCTCACTGATAAGCAAATTGCTTGCATGACAACAGGTCAATCAACATACTCACAATATCGACTCGGTCAACATCAACCAGATCAACTCATCTGACATCTCACTGCTGTTGGAAAGTTCAGTACACAATCTACTTGCAGAAAGTTAACAAGATCCAATCCCTTCTAGCAGCTAAACAGTATCCAGAAGAGTTCTGACTAAAATTTTGGGAGATGAACCCCACAGGTATCACTTAAGATGTTTTTACTCAAAGTATACCGTGCATGCTTTCCCAAAGTCATTACTCATTTACATCACTAGCAGTCTCTAAAGTTGGGCATAGATTGCAGGCAGCCAACTAACATCACATAGTACATGGTATCCTCTCGTTGGATTCCACCTTTAACGCGGACGCCACTACTAATATGTCAGAATTTAGCAGGTCTGGGAATTCTAATTCAGAAAGATGCAGATTTGTGACAGCCAATAGAATACTTCATGCAGTTTAAGCCTGGGTGTTGCTACAAAAATGCACTTAGCTCACCAACAAGGATGGCAACAGAAGGACTTTAAAGCTGATAACAAAACTAGCTTTGAAATTATTACAGGTATATCTGTATCCTGGTCATTCTTGTGTATGTGTCCCTAGAGTGTGTAACAATAAAGCAGCAGATGCACTTACAAAACAAGTGAAAAATTTGAACTCATAGAACAAACATGGTGGCTCCATCCACCTGGTTTTCTAAGTAATCAGTTAGTCTATGATGTACATTATCTGCAGTAATCAATGAGTGTTTTGATCTgtcaaaaaacaaataaatataaacCACGCAAATGAAATTCACAGGACTTTAACTAAGCCAAAAAGGGTACACCCCCTGCTAGGCAGTGCCAGGGGTGGGAAGTCCAGGCATTCCGCCTGCTACAGCATCAAACATTGCACTTAATTTGCATAAGATAATGTTCAGGTTTGGTGTTTTAAATGACAGCTCATAGTTGCTTATGGTTCTGCTTCTTTATCTCTACTGTGATAATCGGTGGAACTACATAACCAGGTGAATTTGAAATAGCAATACATGCAAAATTCGatagactcatcgtctcataatAAATACCATCACCATCTGGCAATATATCATCAAAGCTAAACTTCAAATCTCAAATTAAATTTTTATACTTTGCTGTTTAACAAGTTCAAAAAACCAGATGCTAATTTAGAGTCTTACTTATTCCATTTAAACAACATATATAAACTGTTACATCATATGAGATGACAGAAGAGGTAAACTCTCCCTACACATATATTCTGTGCCTCATGTTTGTACTTCCGATCCTTAGAAGACATCAGGATGGAAATGCCCAGAGATGGAGTTGTTTTGTGTAGCCTGTCTCAGATGTATCGTAAGTGCATAGTTGTTTACCTGAAAAATACATGAAACTATGAGATTTTCCATCCACAAGAATCTATCCAAGTAAGCAGATACAGTTCAGAATATGTCCATCCAGGAGGTTGGTATTCaccaattttgattttttttttttttttttttttgaagcatgccaACTTTAATATGTAACTACTAAAACAAGTAACAAGTGATTTTAGTTTCAGTCAGCACATTCAAAAAAGCTTGGAGTTCGCATTATTTTAATGCTGACACTTACCCAGCCATCCCACCTTGTATTTTGAATGCTGTCTTATATATAATCTACCAGGTATCTAGAAGTTCTTatctttctttttattatggttcatcaaaatgttaaaaaaatcaaaactatcCATTTTGTGGGTGGGGCAACACATTAAACTAAATGTCAAAATAAAAGTAAGGTGTGTGCGTGCAATAAGCTACTCCCTCTTATGCATAAGATCAAGCACCCATTACAACCCATATTCTACCATGGTAGCGCTTATCTGTACACCTGCTCTGTTGGACTTTATGGGAAATTCAAGTGCTCATTTGGTGTCCAACGGCTCTGTAGGTCAGAATTACATAAAGATCTTACAGGTCAGGATTACAGCATCTCCAAGAGACTCGATATAAGCCTAGCTATATCCTAAAGTTTAATCAGCTACTAAGCTCAGCCTAAACAAGTGTTGATTCTGTTTTATCCACATGTTACTTAGAAAAAAGTTAGAACTAACTCATAAAGTTCACTCTAGATCCTAGCCTTCTATTTCAAGTTTCATCCAAAGGTGCTCTTACAATAATACTAAGATTTTTTGTGCATTGGAGCTCTACATGATGATGAAATACATTAATTTATGTATGTATctctgtgtgtgtgtgtgtgagagagagagagagaggaccTCAAGCGTTCTTAATTGCTCCTGATACTGAGCCACAAGCTGCTTCAACTGCTGCAGCTCTTGGGTCGTGCCATCATACTCTTTTTGACGCTCATGTTGGATACTTACAGCTCGCTTGAGGATAGTGTTTTCTCGGATCAGAGTTTCCAATTGTTGCTTCAGCATCGCGTACTCCTAAAAAACGCACCACTTGTTACAAAAGAAAACTTCACAAGTGTAGTGCATGGGAAATAATAAAACCAATTGATAGGAATTACACTATCCAAATACTAATTATCAATAAGTTGAAGAACACCTTTTGAGAATTTCCTGTTGCCTCCATACTAGCGTGGGAGCGGATAGACTTCTCCAAAACCTCCAGCAACCTGGAGGCACGAGCTTTTGCATCATCCACGCTAGATGCACTCGTCATCTCTCGCACAAACAACTCGACCCATTCTGAGCCGTTTTTCGGAAGGCCGTCTTGAGGCAATGAATGTTGAGAAGATGCATCATCTCCAGGAGTGACTTCTAGACATACCAACAACACATAGCAATTACAAAAGAGAAAGCATTTGAAGACCTTGAAACCCTAACACTGCACATTTCTGAGGGTAACCTACAATGTGGGAAGACAATACGTCGACAGATGTTGAAAACTTACACGAACTATTGCTTTCATACAATTAACCTTGATGCAAACTGAATGAAATGGTTTAAGAAGTTACTTATATGTTTATATTCCTTATAAGTACATGGAATAGAACATGCGAGACAGATTTCTCAGACTTCACATTAACCTAACTCTCCCTGCTACCACAACGCTTAAAAGGGGATCATGTTCTTCATTCAGAATGTATCAATTATAAGCCACAAAAGAATAACATAAATCATTTCCATTTATGATACTTCAATCTCAGAAAAGTTGAGCATGATAACATCAAATAGAAGGGTATACGACGGTACTAGAAAGACTAATAATAGAAGATCTAAAGGTATTTATACTCTTTATATATTTATCATTTTAAACCACAAACAGAACTTGAGAAACTTGTTATCTACTTTCAAGATGAAAAAGTAAAGCAATTTTAGACAAGGCAAAAGAGTCAATCTGGAGGTTTACCCAAACTAAGTTAAACATAACTAAAAATAGTTCTGACTTAGTTAAAAGTTTTTAGGTTGagagaataaaaaaaatttcaaacCAAGACAACATAGAGCAGTACATACCTTGTGATGGTAAATCAGCCCTTTCAGCAGCAGATCCTGAGTTGATTTCAACAGATCCTAAGCGAAGTTCATTTAAACTCTTGATAGCAGAATCCAAATCATCACCGCATTCTTGGAGCGCTCTCTCGAGAAGCTGGAAATTTATCCAAATAGATTTAGTTTACaggtatataataataataataataataataataataataaaaatactgATAAACTACAAGCTTTGAGGGGCTAAACCCCTTTCTTTTGACCCAAGTTAACAgtgaaacaatgataaaactaaAACTTGAATTTTAAGAATCTATAGTACTGAGTAGCAATCATACGGGGATAAGCAATTAAAGAGACATCTGAAATACATCCAAGATAATAAGCCATACTTAATCGCAAAACAACTAGGCACCATCAAAAGATAACCAAACCCGAGAATGTGAAGCAGTAAGGTTATGAACACAATGAAGCATAGCAAACCAAGAAAACTAGACAAGGCTAAACTTCATATAACCTCGAAAGGAAGTGCTCTGTGGTGTGTGTTTTTTTTAAGCATAAGTGATCTGTGTTAAAATCACCTAAACCAATTGAAAGACAAATTTAATGAAAGAAGACTAACTATACTCCTTGTAACCAAAATCCCTTAGTATATAGCTAGCATAATCAAATCATGAGTAATCCGTAAGCTAGGTGAATCGAATCATCAAAGAAAGAATATTTTCCATTCACAAAACTTCGTCACGATTATTCACCCACAACAACATAAAGAAATGGATCAGATATATCTACAAGTGGCAAGTTTGAAGTGTTAAACCCCTTTCTGTTGATCCAAGTTAACACTGAAAGAATGATATAACTAAAATATGATTTTTAGTATGAGTAGCAATAATACAGAGATAGGCAATTAAAGAGACATCTGAAACGTAAAACCACTGACAAACAAACAACAGACACCCAAGATAATAAGCCATAATCATTAAACATCTAGGCATCATCTATGATAATCAAACGCGATAATATAACACAATGAAGGAAAGCAGaacaaaccaagaaaaattagaCAACGCAAAACACATCAGATAACTTGATACTAGCTTTAAAACACCTCAACGAATACAAAGACAAATCTAATGAAGGGAAATTAAATATACTCCTTGTAACCAAAACCCCTTGGTATAACCATAATCAAATCATGAGTAATCCGTAAATTAGGTCAATCAAATATCAAAGAAGGAATATTTCCCATTCACAAAACTTCTTCAAGATTATTCACCCAAAACAACCTAAATAAATGAATCAGATAAATGAAAAATGAATCTACAGAAAAATCAAATCATTTCACATTAAAGCTTCAAATATAAGTAATATAAAACCCTAGTTCACAATCCTCAGCAATAAATCAAACAATTCAACATAATAATCAATAAGAACTGAAACCCCTTCGTACAGAAACCAATCAAGAGAGAGAAATTATACCTCTTTGTCCATACCAGGGAAGATCGATATGAGATGATcaagtgcagcagcagcagcagcagcaacagaattattattattatcagaaGGTAAAATAAAGGTAGATGATGAGGAATGAGAAAATGGATTAATATTAGTCGGAGAAAATCGAATTGGAGAAGTAGAAGAACAGCGGAGCCTCTTAGAAGATGGAGGAGATGTTGCtgaaatttcttcaaagaaggatCTTCTCTTTCCACACACAATAGCAGACATGTTGGGTTAGGGGTCTGCTCCCAATTCTGATTTCTCTgcaattttttttcacttttctttcAATCAATCAATCGATTAATCCTTTGATTATATTCTTTGTTTCTCTTAAATTAAATTCCGATTGTAACttttgaatcttcttcttctccaagaGAACAAGTTTTTAATTTAGTCTCTGAAACTTATGTCTGAAGCAGGCTTCAAACGAAACCCTTTCGGCTTTCTTTATAAACACAACAATAATAATACGGATGAATGGATATATTTATCTGGCTAATTTGAGGCCGCGCCCACTAGATGCGTCTCGGCCGCCGAAGCCGGTCTGGTCACATATTTTAATTACGTGGTCCCTCTTTATTTTCTGACACCTATTTAACTAAAAAAATTTCTCCTTAAAATCCCTGTAACTGCTCCATCTTTTAAGAAAAAATAATcagttgaaaaaaagaaaaaagatgaacAGTTAGGTAATAAAACAGTCTTTCAAAAAATTACCTACTTTATCAGACGTGTCATCATTTAAAGAGGGGGCACATCATAGCCGTACCGCGTCTCGGCTATGATGTGGTCTGGCCACATACTTTTTTTTTGTACCTGATTTTTTTTTGACATATATTCAAATAAAAAATTTGCCCCCTCCGAATTTTTTTAACTGTCTATTTTTTGTGAAAAAGtaggaaattaaaaaataaaataaaataaatagttaGGTAGTGAAACTGCTTTTCAAAATTTGTTATTACTTTATACGACGTGTCAGCATTTAAAGAGGGCtcacatacttgaagtatgtaATCCGACCACATGAGAGGAATAAGGGATGTCTAAAAAGAGTGAAAGTACTTAATTATCCCCATTATTAAGATTTTCAAAATTCATATCAAATAAGGGCAGCAAAATCAGCCGAGTCATCTCTTCTTTAACCATCAATGTTGATCATGACTTCACCAAAAGCAGGATACTTCTATCTGCAGGCGATTTGTTTCTTCATAATAAGCTTGCAAGAAAAACCTCATTTGTATAAGAAAGATCTCACATAAGGATTATCAAAATCAGAAAAACTACTAGCCTGAACTTGTAATCTAACATCAGCTACAATAATATAGCTAACATAATCAATACTACTAAACAGATGGGAGTGGACCGTTTTATCCCTCACTTTCCAAATGTGATATATAAAACTATTTAAAGCACGTCTTTTGATGGTATTTGCAGCTTCATCTCCAATAAAGTTCTCAGAACACCATTGCAATTCAATATCCCAATTGAGAAGAGCAGCTCTAGAATATCCTAACTTATACAGAATGCATTGTCAAATAGCATAGGAGAATCTACAATTGCAAAAGAGGTGATTCTCATCTTCAGAAGAGGTATTGCAAAGAGGACAAACAATATCAGAAATATTCCCCACTGAAGCAAACCATGTCAGGTCTGGAAAGAGTGACGCTAGCATAGGTGTGTTTCATAGAGAATACACCACTAtgactagctttccaaaatttcctATCTTTTTCCAATTGATCAATAACAACAGATTAAAGTTGAGAAACAACGGACTTATCGAATCCCATGACTCCAGGGAAGTTCCAATTACCATCTTTAATATAATCAGAAACATAATAAAGACCAAAATTACTCACAACATGGATAGTAGAGACTGGTATCCAATCACAAGTCTTCCATTGGGGTGCCAGAgatcaaaaagaaaactaatgtCTTTGTCATTTCCTAGAAAGGTACCAACAAGGGGGAGAGCATACTCTATACAGTCTAAAATTCTCCTCCAACTCCAAGAACAATCACTAGGGCGGACATAGTCCAAAAATATTTACCTTTGATAAGGTTAGACTTGACCCACTGAGTCCAAATGAAATTCTTTCCAGAGTACAAATTCCAAATATGCCTAAGATTGGAAGCAATATTTGTGCTCTCAAGGTTCTTAACTCCTAAACCTCCTTGAGAAAAAGAAAAGTATATCTGAACCCATCTAATAGGATTATGCTTTTTATTGAGGGAAGGACCAGCCCATAAGAACCTTTTAAAAATAGTGTTGAGCTCTTTGATAACTCTTCTAGGTAGAATAATAcaagaaaaccaaaaataaatcATACCAAAGAGGACAGCCTTTATAAGAAGCAATCAACCTGAATAAGATAAGAATATAACCTTCCAAGACTTAAATCTTTTTGTGATCCTAGTAAGGAAAAGAAGACAATCAATATACGAAATTCTAGTGGAAATTAGAGGAACCCCAAGGTATCTAACAGGTATAGATCCTTCAGAACATCCAAAATAACCAAGGATATGTCAACAAGAATGTCACTATGCACACCAGAGTAGAAGAGGGAAGTTTTCTGGATACTAACCTCAAGACCCGAACAAGTACTGAAGTGAGATAAAGCATCCTTGACTGAATTAACAACAGCAATAGTTCCCTTAAAAAAACATAACATCATCTATAAAGCAGATATGAGTGAGATTAACCACTTTGCACTTGGGATGAAATCCGAACTTACCTTGTTGAACTTGAAAAGGAAAAGAGCATTGAGAGCTTCCATGActataacaaaaatataagaagatAAAGGAGAGCCTTGTCGAAGCCCTCTAGTAGCACCAAAGAAACCGAAGGGGGAACCATTAATCATTATAGAAACCTAGTTGTAGAAATACACAAATAAATCCAATTGATGAACTCTACAGGAAATCCACATTTTTTCATTACTAAAACAACGACATCCCAACTAACAAAATCATAGGCTTTTTTAATATCAATCTTTAAAGCACACCTAGCAATACCAACATTCATATGGTAATTTCTAAAAAGTTCGTGCGCTAACATCATATTATCTTGAATATCTCTCCCTGAAATAAATGATGATTGATTTGAACTAATAAGCTTTTCC encodes:
- the LOC113348395 gene encoding uncharacterized protein LOC113348395 isoform X2, whose protein sequence is MSAIVCGKRRSFFEEISATSPPSSKRLRCSSTSPIRFSPTNINPFSHSSSSTFILPSDNNNNSVAAAAAAALDHLISIFPGMDKELLERALQECGDDLDSAIKSLNELRLGSVEINSGSAAERADLPSQVTPGDDASSQHSLPQDGLPKNGSEWVELFVREMTSASSVDDAKARASRLLEVLEKSIRSHASMEATGNSQKEYAMLKQQLETLIRENTILKRAVSIQHERQKEYDGTTQELQQLKQLVAQYQEQLRTLEVNNYALTIHLRQATQNNSISGHFHPDVF
- the LOC113348395 gene encoding uncharacterized protein LOC113348395 isoform X1; this encodes MSAIVCGKRRSFFEEISATSPPSSKRLRCSSTSPIRFSPTNINPFSHSSSSTFILPSDNNNNSVAAAAAAALDHLISIFPGMDKELLERALQECGDDLDSAIKSLNELRLGSVEINSGSAAERADLPSQEVTPGDDASSQHSLPQDGLPKNGSEWVELFVREMTSASSVDDAKARASRLLEVLEKSIRSHASMEATGNSQKEYAMLKQQLETLIRENTILKRAVSIQHERQKEYDGTTQELQQLKQLVAQYQEQLRTLEVNNYALTIHLRQATQNNSISGHFHPDVF